A window of Ipomoea triloba cultivar NCNSP0323 chromosome 2, ASM357664v1 contains these coding sequences:
- the LOC116010753 gene encoding heavy metal-associated isoprenylated plant protein 47-like codes for MKQKITISLTVNIDKCRTKAMKIAVSTPGVISVTSGADKNQLVVTGDGVDSFALMKCLKKKFKCASIVSIEEVKQKDEKKGEEKNKKDECCKICRCSCPCPPLGYNNPCVQYYPVCQPVYDSNPSCSIQ; via the exons ATGAAG CAAAAAATCACGATCAGTCTGACGGTAAACATCGATAAATGTCGGACAAAGGCTATGAAAATTGCAGTATCTACTCCAG GGGTGATCTCGGTTACTAGTGGTGCAGATAAAAATCAGTTGGTGGTTACCGGCGACGGCGTCGATTCCTTTGCGTTGATGAAGTGCTTGAAGAAAAAATTCAAATGCGCCAGCATTGTCTCCATTGAAGAAGTGAAGCAGAAAGATGAAAAGAAGGGAgaggagaagaacaagaaagatGAATGCTGCAAAATTTGTCGTTGTTCTTGTCCGTGTCCCCCGCTAGGTTACAACAATCCATGCGTACAGTACTACCCGGTGTGTCAACCCGTATACGACTCCAATCCAAGTTGCTCCATTCAATGA
- the LOC116009664 gene encoding uncharacterized protein LOC116009664: MEEAAKEQTSASASARRSSSRLLRYPLRSAGKLKEEKPPLADSSNTSAPRRGKPAPSVSKSVGVLDLNGKDKPAKPPRRMSVPSKSIASPASGQVGNITPIAEARSRRSIRNEGKSDTPLSDVSKSLTRRKFNVISSASYWLNQIKLSESAAKHSVSLGFFKLGLEAGCEPLQRMRDELKAYTQRHNLVELGEPLKQLFESYNILPDFEHLQVSETCSHVPEESTRSSDDEIHSTSSVVDFEKVVPKPSTKETAETGQAKESTRNTTLKSDTATKKNRSEKKVVAAGSGTRGRTTQKKQQKPIKNNDKVKSQGKKSANEGLIDAPAPEKVLEENKENSDALQTEAISCTDE, encoded by the exons ATGGAAGAGGCTGCCAAAGAACAGACATCTGCTTCTG CTAGTGCTAGGCGATCTTCTTCGAGGCTGCTTCGGTATCCGCTGCGATCGGCTGGAAAGCTCAAGGAGGAGAAGCCGCCTCTCGCTGATTCCTCTAACACCTCTGCTCCCAGGAG GGGAAAGCCTGCACCATCTGTGAGCAAGAGTGTTGGTGTCCTCGACCTGAATGGCAAGGACAAACCTGCTAAGCCTCCAAGAAGGATGTCCGTTCCCTCCAAGTCAATTGCTAGTCCTGCTTCAGGACAAGTTGGAAACATCACTCCAATTGCTGAGGCTAGATCAAGAAGATCCATTCGTAATGAAGGGAAAAGTGATACCCCACTTTCAGATGTTTCAAAGTCTTTAACCAGAAGGAAATTCAATGTTATATCCTCAGCATCATACTGGCTAAATCAGATCAAGCTTTCTGAATCTGCGGCAAAACACTCTGTTTCCCTTGGTTTTTTCAAACTTGGCTTAGAAGCTGGATGTGAG cCTCTTCAGCGAATGAGGGATGAGCTTAAAGCATATACACAACGTCATAACCTTGTGGAACTTGGAGAGCCTCTGAAACAACTGTTTGAAAGCTATAACATTTTGCCAGACTTTGAGCACTTGCAAGTGTCTGAGACTTGCTCCCATGTGCCTGAAGAGAGCACACGATCTTCAGATGATGAAATACACAGCACTTCATCTGTGGTGGACTTTGAGAAAGTGGTGCCAAAACCCTCCACTAAAGAGACTGCAGAAACTGGCCAAGCAAAGGAGTCAACTAGGAATACTACATTGAAGAGTGATACTGCAACAAAGAAAAACCGGTCTGAGAAGAAAGTAGTTGCTGCAGGCTCAGGAACTCGTGGTCGCACCAcccaaaagaagcaacaaaaaCCAATTAAGAATAATGATAAGGTGAAAAGTCAGGGAAAGAAAAGTGCAAATGAAG GGCTTATTGATGCTCCCGCTCCAGAGAAGGTGCTAGAAGAGAACAAAGAAAACTCG GATGCTCTCCAAACAGAAGCAATCAGTTGCACAGATGAGTAG